A region from the Pungitius pungitius chromosome 16, fPunPun2.1, whole genome shotgun sequence genome encodes:
- the LOC119215949 gene encoding claudin-4-like, translating to MVSTGLQMLGAALGILGWIGAIIVCAIPMWKVSAFIGSNIVTSQTIWEGIWMNCVVQSTGQMQCKVYDSMLALSSDLQAARALTIISIVVGVLAILLSVAGGQCTNCIEDTSSKTKVGIVAGVMFILAGVLCLVPVCWAASTIIQDFYNPLLVSSQKRELGAALYIGWGAAALMLIGGGMLCCNCPPKDKSAYTAKYNAARSEMSAPPSRKDFV from the coding sequence ATGGTGTCCACTGGATTACAGATGCTGGGCGCAGCTCTAGGGATCCTGGGCTGGATCGGCGCCATCATTGTGTGTGCTATCCCCATGTGGAAGGTCAGTGCTTTCATCGGCAGCAACATTGTGACCTCCCAAACCATCTGGGAAGGTATTTGGATGAACTGCGTGGTCCAGAGCACGGGCCAGATGCAGTGTAAGGTCTACGACTCCATGCTGGCCCTCAGCTCTGACCTCCAAGCTGCCCGGGCCCTGACCATCATCTCCATCGTGGTGGGCGTCCTGGCTATCCTGCTCAGCGTAGCAGGGGGGCAATGCACTAACTGTATCGAGGATACATCCTCCAAGACCAAGGTGGGCATTGTAGCTGGAGTTATGTTCATCTTAGCCGGAGTCCTGTGCCTCGTCCCCGTTTGCTGGgcggcctccaccatcatccagGACTTCTACAACCCGCTGTTGGTCAGCTCCCAGAAGAGAGAGCTGGGCGCTGCGCTGTACATCGGGTGGGGAGCGGCCGCCTTGATGCTGATCGGTGGGGGGATGCTTTGCTGCAACTGCCCCCCTAAGGATAAAAGCGCCTACACTGCAAAGTACAACGCTGCCAGATCTGAAATGTCAGCACCACCGTCCAGGAAAGACTTTGTCTGA
- the LOC119215435 gene encoding claudin-4-like: MVFQGLQIMGVLLAFIGWLGTIIACIMPMWRVTAEVIWEGLWMNCVIQDMGQMQCRVYDSMLPLPQDLQAARAMLVISVIIGVFGVLMPVVGGNCTICMEDEAAKATACIASGVIHILEAFLIMVPVSWTAHAVLNEPLGYAAQSSELGPAIYIGWGSAALLLLGGGLLCNNCPPQRSTRHFMPAKSTRVRTASPKVDYV; the protein is encoded by the coding sequence ATGGTTTTCCAAGGCCTCCAGATCATGGGTGTACTGCTTGCCTTCATCGGCTGGCTGGGCACCATCATCGCCTGCATCATGCCCATGTGGAGGGTCACCGCCGAGGTGATCTGGGAAGGCCTGTGGATGAACTGCGTGATCCAGGACATGGGCCAGATGCAATGCAGGGTGTACGACTCCATGCTCCCTCTACCTCAGGACCTGCAGGCCGCCAGGGCCATGCTGGTCATCTCAGTGATCATCGGGGTGTTCGGCGTCCTCATGCCGGTGGTCGGAGGAAATTGCACCATTTGCATGGAGGACGAAGCGGCCAAAGCCACAGCCTGCATCGCGTCCGGAGTGATCCACATACTAGAAGCCTTTCTGATCATGGTCCCGGTGTCGTGGACCGCTCACGCGGTTTTGAACGAGCCACTGGGGTATGCGGCTCAGAGCAGTGAACTCGGCCCCGCAATTTATATCGGCTGGGGCTCtgctgcgctgctgctgctgggaggaggTCTGCTTTGTAACAACTGCCCCCCGCAGAGAAGCACAAGACACTTCATGCCTGCCAAGTCCACCCGTGTGAGAACTGCGTCTCCAAAGGTTGACTATGTGTAA